The Sphingobacterium lactis sequence CCAATTCCTTGATCCGCCAATCCATGGCCTTAAATTGAGGCAGCACCTGCAACGATTGCTGGAACAAATCCGCCGCACGCATCGCCTGCACTTCTGAAGGCACATCCATAGGTTCAAGTTCCGGTAGGCTATCCAATTCGGCATTCAGTAAGCCCGCCAGCTCCACACGTGCATTGTTCAGCGATTGCTTCGTTAACTCCACGGTATTTAAATCCGCGCTGAACTGGCCCTTGATATCAAACAGGTCCCCCGGATTTGCTGCTCCCTCCCGATGCAGCACCTCTGTGCGATGTAGTTGTTCCTTGGTCACACCCAATTGCCCCTCCACTTGCTTCAGCATATCCTGAGCAGTCAACACCTTGACATAAGCTTCGATCACATTTAATTTCAATTCATTGATCTGCCCTTGGTATTCCAGTTTCCCGGCCTCGAGCGCATTGGATTTCATCCGTATGTTGTGGATGATGTAAAACCCATTGAATATCGGAACAGATAAGTTCAGGGATTGGCTCCCTGAACTGTTGTTCTGATCTATATATTGATTGGTAGTCGGATTGATGCTCCTGCCTTGTGTGATGTTGTGCGATAGATTGGCATTCAACGATGGTAACCGGTCGTACTTAGCCTGTTTATACGCTAAATCGGAGCGCGACACCAACAGCTCATCACGTTGAAGGGTTGGATTATTTTTGATGGCCATCCGTAAGCAATCGGCCAAGGACAGGTAGCCATCCTGCCCTTTCGCCGTGCTAACTAAACAACAAACAAATATGTAAACTATAAGTAAAAAATTTCTCATGTATTTCTGCTTTCCACCTTCCATTCCATAGGCTGTGCCAAAAGATTAGCACATTGATAAACAGCACTTTACTGTTTACGAAATTATAAACCTGTTCGGTCTCGAACATTCAACTGTTCAATTGCGAACACTTCAAACGAACAAACCCCAAAATCTTCGTTGAAATCGATAATTCACAATATTTGGGACCGATTTAACATTTCATCCGCATAACGCTGTCCACCAACGCACATAAACTGTTCGCTTTCGAACAGGCATCAACGCTTCGAACCAAGCAAAACACTGAATTTCAATACATTAAAAGTTTGGCACAACCTTGTATAGGTCATGGGCAGGAATTGATTATTAACATACATGGACAGACCTATACAACAGAAGAAGTGGAATACCAAGAGAATCCTTACCGTGGCGGGCATTGCGGGTATCGTGGCGTTGATCGGTGCTAGTTATTATTATACGAGCGGAAACAGCCGGTTGAACGTTGATGCCGAACGCATATCCATTTTCGAGGTTAAGGAGAATACCTTTCAGGAATTTATACCGATTAACGGATCGGTGATGCCCATCAGTAGCATCTATCTTGATGCTTCGGTAGGCGGTCGGGTCGAGGAGAAATATGTGGAAGATGGCGCGCACCTCCACAAGGGCGATCCCATTATGCGCCTTTCGAATACAGATATGGAAATGAGTTTGATTCAGCAGGAGGTACAGGTCCTGAATCTATTGACGCAGGCACAGATTGCGCAAACCAATGCGCAGCAGGCCACCATCAGCAATAAGAACCAGATGGCCGATGTGGAACAGGCCTACAAGGAAGCAGAGCGTGTATATGAACTGAACAAAAAGCTCTTGGCCGAAAAGGCCATCGGTTCCCAGGAGTACCAGAAATCCCTCAATGAATACAACTACCAGAAGGAGCGCGTTGGCTTGACCAAGCAGATCCTGAAACAGGATGAAGTCTCGAACAGCCAGAAGCTGCACCAGGACCGTGAAACGTACAAACGTACGCAGAATGCCCTAGACCTGAACCGCAAGAAAGTAGGCGACCTGATCTTGCGCGCACCGGTGGACGGACAACTGACCTCCTTTGATGCCGAAATCGGTCAGAACAAGAATCCGGGGGAACGCCTGGGACAGATCGATGTGCTGACGGGCTTCAAGGTGCGTGCCGATATCGATGAACATTATATCAACCGCATCTTCCCGGACCTTCGTGGCCAATTCACTATCGGCAACAAGTCCTACGACCTGCGGATCAAGAAAGTTTACACCCAGGTGAAAGATGGGCGCTTTCAGGTGGATATGGAATTTGTTGGCGAAAGACCGGAAAGCATCCGCCGCGGACAGACCCTGACCATACGCCTGGCCTTGAGCGATGAAACGAAAGCCATTCTGTTGGCGAAGGGTGGATTCTACCAGCAGACCGCCGGAAATTGGATCTTCAAACTGGATAAATCTGGAAATACGGCCTACCGAACCGATATTCAATTGGGCCGACAGAATCCGGAATATTATGAAGTGCTCAATGGATTGAAACCAGGGGACAAAGTGGTCGTATCCAGTTACGAAACCTACGATAAAATACAGGAGTTAAACATTAAGCACTAATACAAGATGCCAGAACCGCTGCGTACGTTGTCAGAATTCCACAGCAGCGGTAATAAGGCATCGGAAACACCAAGGGGAATAATTATGATACAGAATTTTATTAAATCGGCATTCAGAAATCTTTGGAAGACCAAGGGTTACAGCTTCTTAAATATATTTGGCTTGGCGTTGGGGATTGCTGTTACGGGATTGATCTTTCTGTGGGTCGAGGATGAGCTCACGTATAACGATTATTTTGCCAACAAGCAAGACATCTATATAACGAAATCCAAACAGACCTACGATGGAAACACTTTCGTTTTCGATGCTACACCTGTTCCGTTGGCAGAGGCGGCACAAGCTGAAATTCCCGGTATCCTGCATATTGCACGCGTGGATTGGGGAAATAGCCCCTTATTTTCTCGAGAGGACAAGAAAATCTACCTTCAGGGCAATTTTGCCGATCCAGCGATCTTAAAGATCCTGCAACCTAAATTCCTGGAAGGAAATGAAGCTACTGCCATGGATCAGAACGACAAGATAGTCTTAACAGCATCTGCGGCGAAAAAATTTTTCAATGGAGAATCAGCGGTGGGAAAAACCCTGAAAGTAGACAATTCAGATCTATTAACCGTTTCTGCCGTAATTGAGGATTTTCCAAAAAACAGTAGCTTTAGTTTCGATTGGTTGGTCAACATGAAAAAGGTTGTCGACAGCTATGGTGAACCAAATTGGGGCAGCAACAGCTTGCAAACCTTTGTCCAATTGGCTCCGCAGGCAGACTTAGAGCAGGTCAATGCGCAATTAAAATTGTTCGTAGAAAACAAAAAAAACAGTGATCGCCCCAACTCGGAAAACTTCCTCTATCCAATGGAGCGCTGGAATATGTACAATGTATTTAAGGATGGAATTGAACAAGAAGGGAAGATTAAGAACGTACGCTTGTTTATATCAATTGCCTGGCTGGTCCTACTGATCGCATGTATTAATTTCATGAACCTTTCTACCGCTCGATCCGAAAAACGTGCGAAAGAAGTTAGCATGCGTAAAATTGTAGGTGCAAAGAAGAACTCGCTGGTCGCTCAATTTTTGGGGGAATCCATAGTCTTTACAGGAATTGCTGCGGCAATAGCTGTCGGTATGATTAAATTGTGCCTGCCAGCCTTCAATAATATGGTCAGCAAAGAACTATCCATAGGAATGGACAACCCGCTCCATTTCGTTTTCTTGATCGCCATCATTCTGGTATGTGGTTTGGTTTCCGGAAGCTATCCCGCATTTTTTCTATCTTCTTTTGACCCGCTACTTACCTTAAAAGGTGGAAAAAGGAAGGCCGGAAGCAGTGGATTAATTAGAAAAGGATTGGTGGTAACACAGTTCACGGCAGCTATTATCTTAATGATATGTACCGCCATAATTTATTTACAGATTCAACATACAAAGAATAGGGATTTGGGGTTCGATCGCAGTCAAGTGATCACGACGGACCTACTCGGTGATATGCCCGACCATATAAAAGTTATTAAACAAGAACTTATCAATACAGGGAATATCGAATCCGTGGGGATCAGTGAACGAAGTGTGTTAAACGTAGGTTCGAATACAGCGGGCTTTACCTGGGATGGAAAGGATCCAAAATCTTCTCCTTTAATCGGCTATACCTTCGCAGATGAGGATTTCGTTCCTGCCCTGAGCATGAAGATCATTGACGGTCGGAATTTCCGCAAAGATCTACTCGGAGACAGTTCATCCGTGCTGGTCAATGAGACGTTGGCTAAACTCATGCAACCAGACGGGAAGGTGGCTGGAAAAACAATTGGTTTTGCAGAGCAGCCCTTAACCATTGCGGGCGTACTGAAAGATTATGTACACAATGATATCTACGGAAAAGCTGAACCTCTTCTGCTTTCGCCGATTTCCTTGGAAAATCGAAAAGGACTCTTAAACATCAAGACCAAGGCAGGTGCCGATTATCAGGTAGTGGCCAAACAGATTGAGTCGATATTGAAAAAATACAATCCCGATTTTCCAACGACCATCAAATTCTTGGATGACACGTTTAACAATTATTTCTTTTCGGAATTGATGCTCCAAAAGTTGGCCAGTCTATTTGCCATCCTTGCGATTATCATCTCCTGCTTGGGCCTATTGGGGTTAGCTGCATTTGCAGCCGAGCAACGGGCTCGCGAAGTCAGCATTCGGAAAGTGCTAGGCGCATCAGTGTCCCGATTGGTAAAGATGCTCAATAAGGAGTTTATCATTTTAGTGGGCTTATCCTGTCTAATAGCTTTTCCTGTAGCCTACTGGTTTATGAACGATTGGCTGAATGGCTATAATTATCACATGGAAATGCCTTGGATGATCTTTATTTTTGTTGCTTTGGCGGCTTTGGCTATCGCATTAATAACCATCA is a genomic window containing:
- a CDS encoding TolC family protein; the encoded protein is MRNFLLIVYIFVCCLVSTAKGQDGYLSLADCLRMAIKNNPTLQRDELLVSRSDLAYKQAKYDRLPSLNANLSHNITQGRSINPTTNQYIDQNNSSGSQSLNLSVPIFNGFYIIHNIRMKSNALEAGKLEYQGQINELKLNVIEAYVKVLTAQDMLKQVEGQLGVTKEQLHRTEVLHREGAANPGDLFDIKGQFSADLNTVELTKQSLNNARVELAGLLNAELDSLPELEPMDVPSEVQAMRAADLFQQSLQVLPQFKAMDWRIKELEEGIQVAKSNYWPSLSLNGGLSSNYSRGEGAVFTQIKNNIYKGVGLSLSIPIFNQFKNRTQVRLAQVNLDEAYFNREILRNELRMQTARAVFDLHLTQRNVHNLREQELSYAESFRIATVHFEAGNSNSVIYLTAKNKLDNTRSQLIIRQYEWLMQKYVNDYYAGSLDL
- a CDS encoding efflux RND transporter periplasmic adaptor subunit; translated protein: MDRPIQQKKWNTKRILTVAGIAGIVALIGASYYYTSGNSRLNVDAERISIFEVKENTFQEFIPINGSVMPISSIYLDASVGGRVEEKYVEDGAHLHKGDPIMRLSNTDMEMSLIQQEVQVLNLLTQAQIAQTNAQQATISNKNQMADVEQAYKEAERVYELNKKLLAEKAIGSQEYQKSLNEYNYQKERVGLTKQILKQDEVSNSQKLHQDRETYKRTQNALDLNRKKVGDLILRAPVDGQLTSFDAEIGQNKNPGERLGQIDVLTGFKVRADIDEHYINRIFPDLRGQFTIGNKSYDLRIKKVYTQVKDGRFQVDMEFVGERPESIRRGQTLTIRLALSDETKAILLAKGGFYQQTAGNWIFKLDKSGNTAYRTDIQLGRQNPEYYEVLNGLKPGDKVVVSSYETYDKIQELNIKH
- a CDS encoding ABC transporter permease — encoded protein: MIQNFIKSAFRNLWKTKGYSFLNIFGLALGIAVTGLIFLWVEDELTYNDYFANKQDIYITKSKQTYDGNTFVFDATPVPLAEAAQAEIPGILHIARVDWGNSPLFSREDKKIYLQGNFADPAILKILQPKFLEGNEATAMDQNDKIVLTASAAKKFFNGESAVGKTLKVDNSDLLTVSAVIEDFPKNSSFSFDWLVNMKKVVDSYGEPNWGSNSLQTFVQLAPQADLEQVNAQLKLFVENKKNSDRPNSENFLYPMERWNMYNVFKDGIEQEGKIKNVRLFISIAWLVLLIACINFMNLSTARSEKRAKEVSMRKIVGAKKNSLVAQFLGESIVFTGIAAAIAVGMIKLCLPAFNNMVSKELSIGMDNPLHFVFLIAIILVCGLVSGSYPAFFLSSFDPLLTLKGGKRKAGSSGLIRKGLVVTQFTAAIILMICTAIIYLQIQHTKNRDLGFDRSQVITTDLLGDMPDHIKVIKQELINTGNIESVGISERSVLNVGSNTAGFTWDGKDPKSSPLIGYTFADEDFVPALSMKIIDGRNFRKDLLGDSSSVLVNETLAKLMQPDGKVAGKTIGFAEQPLTIAGVLKDYVHNDIYGKAEPLLLSPISLENRKGLLNIKTKAGADYQVVAKQIESILKKYNPDFPTTIKFLDDTFNNYFFSELMLQKLASLFAILAIIISCLGLLGLAAFAAEQRAREVSIRKVLGASVSRLVKMLNKEFIILVGLSCLIAFPVAYWFMNDWLNGYNYHMEMPWMIFIFVALAALAIALITISTQALRAATSNPTKTLRNQ